A genome region from Erigeron canadensis isolate Cc75 chromosome 3, C_canadensis_v1, whole genome shotgun sequence includes the following:
- the LOC122593005 gene encoding protein RER1A-like, giving the protein MEGIVGGNAASAATLDQWRQYSRLYQFYLDKATPHATYRWIGTGTLVFLFILRVFYLQGFYIIAYGLGIYVLNLLIGFLSPLVDPEADPTDGPMLPTKGSDEFKPFIRRLPEFKFWYAITKAFLISILLTFFSIFDIPVFWPILLFYWLMLFTMTMKRQIMHMIKYKYIPFSIGKQKYGGKNSSRAGGSVGGSRAD; this is encoded by the exons ATGGAGGGTATCGTAGGTGGTAATGCTGCTTCTGCAGCTACTTTGGATCAATGGAGGCAGTATTCACGGCTTTACCAGTTTTACCTTGATAAAGCTACCCCGCATGCAACTTATAGGTGGATTGGGACAGGAACGTTAGTGTTTCTCTTCATATTGCGTGTTTTTTACCTTCAAGGATTCTATATTATTGCCTATGGCCTTGGGATCTACGTGCTTAATTTATTGATCGGGTTCTTGTCGCCATTGGTTGACCCTGAAGCTGACCCGACTGATGGTCCTATGTTACCTACTAAAGGGTCGGATGAGTTCAAACCCTTCATTCGCCGTCTTCCTGAATTTAAGTTCTG GTATGCAATCACAAAGGCTTTCCTTATATCGATTCTGCTTACCTTCTTCTCAATATTCGATATCCCTGTGTTCTGGCCGATACTACTTTTTTACTGGTTGATGTTGTTCACCATGACAATGAAGCGCCAAATCATGCATATGATCAAATACAAATACATCCCATTTAGCATTGGAAAACAG AAATACGGTGGTAAGAATTCATCTAGAGCAGGCGGCAGTGTTGGAGGATCTCGAGCAGACTGA